The Hippoglossus stenolepis isolate QCI-W04-F060 chromosome 1, HSTE1.2, whole genome shotgun sequence DNA segment cttaaaggctcagtgtgtagaatttcaTGACaactagtggtgaagttgcacattacagctgaataccccccctcccctcccttcccctcccttccaaacatgaaagagaacctgtggaagccttcagttgtcataaaaactcaacaggtatttagtttgtcctgtttgaactactgaaaaaaacatggcagtctccgtagagaggacccgctctcgatgtatatataaagtatttaaatataaaaggcccattctagggtaaagaaaacaacaatcacACCAGtgaaacactagtgaaaacatcactaggattatatTAGATTCAATTTCTACCCTTTCATctaaattttacacactgaacctttaaatgttcTCATGTAGTGATCTTACTACGATAGCTAATATGgaatgcatttattttacatacagaataattaatgtttttgtgaTCAAATGAGTCCACATCAAcaccagaaaataaatgaatatgtaaACTAATTCATATTGGATCAAGTGTTTCTTAAATTTAAAGGTATGTATTTGAATGAGAATGAATGAGTTTTGTCTCCCTGtgactcacagacagacagagcatcAGCAGGTGAGGATACCGACAGCGAGGATCTTCCCGTCCAGGGTCTCCGGGTTGATGGGCTTCCCTGAGCTCTCCAGCAGCCTCCACAGTCCGTGCACCCCCATGACAACACCCACCCGAAACTATGTGGATTTCAAAACTCTGACATTAACCGACCGGACTCAGCCGATCAGAAGGTTTTCAACAACTTCACAGCGTTTGTTGTAACAGTATTTATGTCCGTAGAGCAAATATTCCCAAGAGTCAAACGTTCCGCCTTATTCCCGTCGGGTCATATTACGCGGTTACACCACCGGCGTCAGGCAGCATCCGCTCACTGATCCCGGGTCAGTTTCAACATTTGGTTTCCGGCGGTAGACTGTGATAAGAAAGAAGTAAAGACTGATTGTAGATCAGTTGTCTTATGTTGGCTGGGTTTCGATCAAATAGACTTGTTGTCGTTATCgttaaaaatgataaacttGTACATCCgtgataaataaagttttgatgGATGTTATGATGTGAACACGGAGCTCCCCCAATGAGGAGAAAGCTCCGGTTCCTAAACAGGAAGTTCCTCCTCACAGCCTCCATTCTCCAGACGCCAACAGTATCCGGTGGCAAAACAAACCAGTTTTTCTGCGGCTCACGGCGATTTAAACGGCGGAGTGCGACCCATCTTTACCCGGTATGGTTTCTAACAAGCTGTCCGAACCCTAACTCAACGTGGAACAGCCGCCCTGGTGGCGTCCACGTGACCGCGGCTTGGGGATGGGGGAACTTTGTGTTTACGTTAGCAAGTTAGCCTTCAAGCTAGCTGCAGTCCACCGATACAGTGGAGCGTGATCACACCGCCGCTGATCAACCCGGACCTTTGACCAGCGGCTTCCACTGATCGCTGATGTAAACACCGACTGTTGTAAATATTAACAACTGaacgtgtctctgtgtttcatcaCAGGAAGAAGAGTCAGCGGGTTTTCTCCTGAACTACAGACATCTTGTCTCTCCTCCACCATGACCGCTGCTGTTGTGAGAGGTACCCATTGTTTCCCActttctcctgtttctcctaACGAGTCTTTACACCTTTTGTTTAAAATACATCCTCATAGTTCATCATGTCTCCATATTGTCTCTCTTTACTGTTAATCAAAGCACCTACactgatagatagatagatagatagacagatggatggatggatggaaagatactttattgatcccgagggGGAATGTGGGCTTTCAGTATCAGACtgaacagtcaaacacaagagcatcATAATGATAGAAGGTCAAAATGAGTCGAGATAACACACCTGTTACTTAGAACTGTCTTTAGACcaattaaaactgtaaaatcatcttttttgaTCAGATTTAGTGACTGAtgctaaaaactaaaaattacATCTCTAATCATCTGTACAGCTGTGGCCCAATATGGTTTGAgattgtttgatatttttgataCTGAAGTCGCCCCCACTTTAAGGAACTTAGTCATGTTTTTATAAGGCTTTTTTCCATTTAACAAAGGAAGTCTGAATCCTCCATTTCTTAATGttgtccaaacacaaacagccatacAAGACAAATGAGTAATCAAGATGACTAATCTGACACGTGTTTTTTAAATCACGTGTGCAACAGACGTACCAGAAAGTGTTAAGATTGAATGCCCAGTCCTATATGCAGCTATAGAGGGACTGTGGTGGCAATGCCTTGGCTTCTGTTTGACAACTTGTAGTTCTGGTTTGTGTGTAGAAGGAGTGGTCAGGATTACCACTGGACAGTATGTGACGCATGAATCCCCTCAAATATGCACAGCTGCATCCCATTTAATCCTTTGAGTGTCACAGGAATGTTCACACGTAGATTTAGAGCATTGCACTTCTAAGTGGACCCCTCATGATACATTTAAGAGTAAACATGGCcttatttatttcatccagGTTCTGCAAGGGCGCCTGTCCGAGGCGCTGGCGATGGCATGGAAACTGAGAAACCACCGGCCATCCTGGAGTTAAAAACGGATATACTGCTACCAGGTCCAACTGATGTTCCCGTTCTGAGGGCGACAAGCCCAAAACACAGCCCAAAATCTGCCCGTTCGGCTGCACCCCAGCCTCTCGGGGTGCTCCATCTGGGCAAGGTTAGTCGAGAGGCCTGCACAGAGGTGGAGGCTGTGAGAATCATCGTACCACGTTCTGCTATAAGCCGGAGCAGTCGCACAGGACCTGCTGAGGGTAAAGGGGACCACGGGCAACAGGCTGAGGAGCAGAGCTCTCCCCCGCCTCCACTGGTGGAGGACTGGAGAGGACagatggagaagctgcagaactCTGAACGCAGGCTGCTGCAGGACAAGGAAGGGCTTTGCAATCAGCTCCGTGTGCAGACAGAGGTAAGGCTCCAATGAAACAGTTTAATTTAATGTGGATAGGAGACAAAGTGGGCTCTGAACAGCcaggtttgttgttgtttcacatCTCAAAGCATGCAGCGGTAAGTATAGATTAGTAGAAGCATACAGCACAGTCAGTGCAGGGTTATCATGCTCCTCTCAACAAGATAAAcccactgtgtttttgttaatcTTTTCAGCGAATGAGTGCCTTAAATGATTATAAAAGAAATAGTTAATTTCCTCATTTGTCTTCACctttgtttgtttcccttccAGGTGAATCGTGAGCTAAAGAGACTGCTGGTGGCGTCGGTGGGTGACGACCTTCAGTACCATTTTGAGCGGCTGGCGCGGGAGAAGAACCAGCTGATTCTGGAGAACGAAGCTCTAGGCCGGAGTCTGGCTCACACTGCAGAGCAGCTGGAGCGAATGAGTATTCAGTGTGACGTTTGGAGGAGCAAGTTCCTGGCCAGCAGGTATGGAAGAGACGAAAGTTATTGTGGTACAAAtagaaactgtttaaaatgaaaaagataaagatggAAAGTGAGGGGATGTTTTATCCGAAAGCATCAGCTACGGACATCTCGTTCCTCAGTTTTAAAAccatctttatttgtatagctgaAGGAGGACAAATTAAAAAGGGCTGAAGTACTGTTAAGTGTTGACATAATTAGTTATCATGCTGAATAAACACTTGAATCAATGTTGCCTCTTCAGAGTTATGGCAGAGGAGCTGACGAATGCCAGAGCTTCTATGCAGAGACAAACCAGAGAGGCACAAGGAGCCATTCAGGATCTGCTGTTGGAGAGAGAAGAGTTCTCCGGGGACATGGTTCTCGCTCACAGGTAACATAACCACTGATCCACCACAGGTTGAGGAAATTCTTTGTTATAATAGAATCTGTATGAATATTACATACAAGAAACAGAGACGACTAATCTACGCATGTGAGCACAACCTCAGCAGCACTTTATTGCAGTGCTTGTGAGGTTTAAATTAAGAACCAGAGGTGACGGAGTCTAATGATGATTTATCTTCTGTGGTCAGATCTCTGGAGCAGCTCCTGGTGTCTCTGCAGTGGGGCCGACAGCAGACCTACTACCCCAGTGCACAGCCCCTCACTACAAGAGAGCTGGCAGCAGCCAATTACAAGCTAGCAGACGCCATCAACTCCCACCTACTGGGCAACACCAGTAACAGCGGCAGCAGCACTGTGGTGAAGAGCAGCAGCGCAACAGCCGAGCAGCTGTGCAGCACGCCGGCCGAGAAGATGGCAGAGAAGGTATCGACTCCATATCCTTGTAAAACTCTGACCACTTTCTAACGTTAGTTGTAAAACCCAAAGGTTCACAAATGTGCTGTCTCTTCTGTCTAAGGTGCTGAAGATTTTAGACCCAATTTCCTGCCCAGAAAGCCAGACTGAACCTGAACTGAGTGACTGCACCCCATCAAACTTCCTCACCAATAAGAAGAGCATCGGCAGGTTTCACCCGTACACCCGCTATGAGAACATCACCTTTAACTGCTGCGAGCGCTGCTCAGGAGACATCCTGGTGCTGTAGAGATCCAAGAGCGACAACACGACCTGATGCCAGCGCAGCATCAGAACTTATATCAAATGGTCTGAACAGGAATGGACGCCGGTGGAACACGCTGCTTTTTTGTTGAGTGACATGAAAAGTTTGCAGCTTTTTTGCATCTTTGGTTGTTCCATCGATTTGAGTTCATATCTGCAGATAGTTGTATTTATAAAACTTTGGAGAATGGTTTTAAATTGTATCAACCTGATGTTTATTTAGTTCTTTGAGAAAATTTTGTTTTGTACATGTTGATTGCATTTCAGAGCCTGGTCTAAACCATGGAAAGTGTTATTTATTTCTGGATTGTGAGATCAAGATGAGTCTGTGTTACATGGTGAACAGATGCCTTTAACATGTCTGCTTCCTCTGACTTGACCATCAGGCGAGTGAGTTTAGATGTTTATTCACTCATGTTATGTTCTCAAGTCAGTGTGCACACCACAGAGCAAATGACAAGACGTGCAGAGGAAGTGTGAGTCTGTTCTTACAAGGAAAGTCTTACATACACTGTCTGTGCAATAGGTTTGCCCCAGTTCCTCTGTATGATGGGGCTGTCATATTTCAACGACatagtatttatgtattttgaatATTGAATGCTGTAAAGTATTCACAAGACATTCGACCCTTTGGAAGTTTATCAACGGTACGACAGACTTATTGTGCAgcagcatcttttaaaaaaggtcTTATGTTTTCAAATGCAGTTTGAAATAGAACTTTGAAGCAACAATGTTCtgatatttgatttgttttacttgAATCGTGTTATATTCATTTGGGGGatgtttctattatttattttatataaaaaacaggATACAACAATGAAATTACTgtgtttttgtaataataataaaaaaaagctgtgtaATACTTTGGTTTACTTCATCTGTATAAATGATGGTGATGCTATAATTTATcgtggaaacacaaacaaaatattcaTACATCATTTGTATATCAGATCAAAAATAAAGACCAAAGTAGTTTcgacagtttttaaattgtcttgtattttttaacatttcctcaGACAGTGCTTTTAACCTCAAATGTCCTTATTACACCGTGTTACAGTTTTTAAAGGCTTCACTCATCATTCCACCACAACTTgctggccttttttttttgttccacgTTGCTCTTAAACGAAGTCCGTACTTTGGTCATAgctgctttattttctctgtcactGGACACTCCAGCCATTCTGTCTCTGCCGGTGAACCTGGGCTCTTTATGTGACCTGTAAAGACCCTGGTCCCCAGTTTTAAATGTCCTTTCTCCAGATCTGAGCAGCCTGTCTCCATCCTCTCTTGGCCCATGATTTGTGACTCCCCGGCCCTTGTTGTGGATAATCCCCttatgatgctgctgctgctgcggctggtGGAATCCATCGTGCTTCCTCTTAGGCACGAACGTCAACGCCTGCTCCCATTTCCCCGTATCCTTGAGAGCGAGCATGATGCGGATCATCTGGTCCAGAGTCAGATTTTTGGCTCCTATCTCCCAGTGGAGAAACTCGTCCAGCGGTAAACGGGCCGTGGCCAGCTTCAGGCGCTTGGCGTTGGCCAGCGACAAGCCCGACTGGATGGACCGGTCTACCAGAGCTCCGATGATGTAGACCTTGGAGTGGTCGAAGGTGCGGAGGACGTTGGGGGAGTCTGCGGTGAGGTACACGAGCCGGTCCCGGGGGAACACGTCGACATGCTGGCGGTCCGTGCTGGTGATGAGCAGGCGGTCCCAGGTCTCCGCCCCGTATCGTTTGAGCAGCTCCGTCTCGTAGGCACCACCCGGCTGCAGGTTGCAGAAGTGGAGGTGGTAGGGCTCGGTGGCACGCCGGTTCCACCCGTCCACCTCCATCAGCTGGGACACTGTGTTCTCCACCTCCCGCCTGGACATGTTGGAGGCGTAGCTCAAGTCAAACACCAGCGGCTGATTGAACAGCATGGCCTGGGCGCTCCTCCAGGCCAGCACTTTGTCCAGGGAGCGGTTCCAGAACTTGAGGAGGAAGGTGTTTCTTAACTCCTCTCCATCACCGGCCTCTTCCCTCCTCCGCTCCAGCATGGCTTCCCTTTccaccttcctctgctgctgcttctccttgtGGCTCCGCTTGTAGCCCTCCTTGATGGCCAGGAACTTCAGGTACTTCTTCCTGGCGGACTTGGTGGTGAGCTTCGCCAGCGCTTCCACCTCCTCGTCCGTCATCTCTGCGGGTACCAGCTTCCCAGCCTGCCGCCACATCACGACCAGATCCCTGGTGGCCTCCAGGGAAGAACCGCCACCTTTCTCATCCTGGTCGCTTCCATCCTCTTCATCGTCAACTTGTTGTCTCTCTTCTGATGCAGCTTTCGATCTCATCACAGATTTCCATTTGTCCAGATCGACTGTCTCCATGTCGTCTGACTTGTCTCCTTCAGGCTGCAGAGCATCTTTCCACACCGGGCTGCCGGTGCTGAGGAGGCGGACAGACACGGAGGCTCGGTGGTGACAGACTGGGAGAAAACCCAAGAGCTTCGGTCGCTTGGTGACACAAGATGCCACAAACCGACTGCACCTGTAGACTTCATGAAACCCCTGGATGTTGAAGAGCCGCAGCATCGCGAGGAAGAACTGCAGCTGAGAGCTCAGGCTAGGAAATAAACACTTCCGCTACGAGTCGAATGATTTAAACGGAACACAGGAAGTTACGGAGGAAGACCcgtttctttgacattttataaaagAATTTCAAGTTAAAGCTGAACCGTGTTTCACGTGTGAAGTTTCCAGGAACTTAGCTCCACCTGATCTGTGTCCATGCTTGTCAGAAAGATATGGAAGGTCACGTTGCCCCACGGTGTCGCACTGTAATATGACGTAGTGAAATGGAACTCTTAGTGTTATTCTATCCCTCTCACCGCAGCAAAACGATAACGCATTAGAAGATCATTGTAGGTTTTATCCTATGTATAATCTCACTATAGATTATATgctaatatttgtattattattatacatatatattatttattgcagtacaaatatttttgcttttgtttccaGGTGAATGTTTTACAGAGTTGCACAGCGGCAGGGACGTAACTTCCTCTCGGTAACAAAATAAGACGCTTCGTTAGCCGCGAACATGAGTTTGTTTTTGCCCAAATTAACTTGTAAAAAAGACATAGATGAGGTTATTAAATGTGTGGCGGAGAAAGTCGTAGTTCTGAGGTTCGGCAGAGACGAAGACTCGGTTTGTCTCCAGCTCGACGAGAttgtaagaaagaaaaatagatgtaaaaaaaaccccaaaacgcTGCTCAGAGTCGGTGTGTTTATGCTAATGTGCTAATCTGTCGTTTCTGTCTCCTTGTAGTTGTCAAAAACTTCCCACGACCTCAGCAACATGGCGTCGATCTACATCGTGGATGTGAACAAAGCTCCGATCTACACGAGATACTTTGACATCAGCTACATCCCCTCCATCGTCTTCTTCTTCAACGGGCAGCACATGAAGGTGGACTATGGGTGAGAGAGCTGCAGAATACACGAGTCTCTGGGTCagaatcaaactgaaaatgacTGTTTTCAGTATAAAATGACCGCCACAGCTTCTCAGAGCGATGACTTCTACCTACTCCTTGTTTTTTCTATTTAGTACAAGCGAGAAACTGAAACCGGgaaatatttaatgtgttaaCTGAATCATTTTATGTTGGTGtaatcatttcatctttataATCATGTGATTGTAGAGTAGTGTAAAATGTCCACCATGATTGCTAAGAGTCCAAACTGACATTTATACTGCGTGTCAATGGTCTATATCCTTTATATATAGAAAGtaataaaagctgcagattaGTTTTACAACTAACAGTAATTTTCATCTTCAATTAATCTGCTGATCATGTATTCTTGTTGAAGGCTGGTGCTGGCCAGAGGAAATTACAGCTTTTGACTGTGCTCATTCAACATTTATGTTTCTTGGACAGTTTGGTGTTCAAACGTCTGTGttggaaaacttttttttaccagcTGGATGTAACACAGTATGGACACTAAAGAAAAAGCATTATGATATAAATCAGCTGCAAAGTTTGGTTTTCACTTCATCGTCGTACACGTCTAAACAAAGCTCAAATAGCAACCAGTAGCAGCTTAGTCGCTACATATTCAGTCAATGAAATAGAATTAAAGATAAATCATCATCTCCACAAATTTACAGAGTCAAAGGTAACACCTTTAAATGTCTTGTCTTGTTTGGTTGAtaataattttacttttttctctttcagctccCCAGATCACACCAAATTTGTTGGCAGTTTTAAGACAAAGCAAGATTTCATGGATCTGATCGAAGTCATATACAGAGGAGCCATGCGGGGAAAGATGATTGTTCAGAGTCCCATCGACCCTCGGAATATTCCCAAATATGATCTCCTCTATCATGGAATTTAAACTCAGCACGTCCACTGTGTGGCCTTACGATCATAATGCGGTATCTACCACTGCTGAGTGATTAAGTCACAAAAATTTCTTCAACCTTCAGATACTAAACAACTGGCTGAAGAATTTTTTTATCTCAAGTGTTGTAGATTAGGAGCCTAATTAAATATAGTCACTTTCCAACAGAAGCTAAACAGCACATGACCCCTTACTTTTTgttctctgttgtgtgtttgtgaagttttGATACATGCACGTTCCAGTCAGTGGTTTCATCATATTCCACTGATCAACGGGTTCCACAGGAACATGAAGGTGCTGTTGAGGAAAAGTGAAAGGTTGTAAATATGGATGTTAACAATGCATCTTTCATGGTTTTAAAGAATTTTGGTTTTGCAGGGTTACATACAATTTTTGAGAAATGCAGAATGTAAACAGAAACTTTGTTTTCTAGAAAACTTCACAGGACTCTTGTGTACTGACACAAACTTCACCCAAACCTCATATAGTGTTAGTGTGACTGACTAAGATAgaacaaatatacacaataaaATGGACTTTGTTTAAGATCCcatattcaaatgtattaaCAGCAGGACATTTTTATGGTTTTCTCATTAATTGATGGTTTACGTATAGTGTGTGAGTTTGGATGAATGAATCGCTGTAGCtttgttgtaatttattttttcccatgtaaaaaaatgtgtcttaTGCTTTTTTGATATTTCCAATGGAAATCAGCTGTTTATCAGCAATAAACTTTTATATGTCACCACGCACCAGAGTTTTTTCTTCTCCCATCTTTCTGTAaactgttaatgttaatgtttacaGTGTAGGGTTTAGTTTGTAGTCTTACAGTATCTCAGTGTAAAGAGGAGCAGGGTTTGGGTTCACAGTCATCATATTGCTTCATCATGCAAACTTTAGGAAATTTCTTTCACTGAGGTTAATGGATTACAACAAAtactaaacattaaaaaacaccttAGTGTAATATCACGATGACCCCACAAACCACATGCACTAAAATTATCATACTGATGACATCAACAATTTACAGTTAATAACTTTCATGCAGGTAGGGATTATTACAGGACTGTTGTATTAGACTTCATTAGTTTCAGCTTAGTGTAGATCCAACTAATACACTTAAAACAGGATGTGATATTTGAACTATTGACTTCtacattaagaaaaaaaaaaatacatgtaaataacTAATGGTGTATTAAGTTGCAGCAGTAGCTTAAAACAACAAGCCGATCTAAGTCTGTTGCTATGATTATCACTGGTTTACTTTAAACTCTGTctggcttttattgtgaaaaacgcttggacagacaggaagtgattcttCTTCTGACGGAACACTGCCGGAAGTGGTGCAGCAGAAATGGCAGCGACCTTCTCCAGAGCGTGTTCACGTCAGTTTAGTTAATTCACAGAATACAATGTTCATGTCTCGACCTCAGGAAGTGACGGTCCAGTGTTTATAGAGTCCAGCGCAACATCACCGACATGATTTCATTCATCAAGGCCGCTGCGGGCGGACTGACCGGAATCTGCAGATCCTCCGGTCACCGACAAGGTAACGACACTGACACTGTCTGTGCTGTATTTATTCACATATGGGTATATTTAACAGGTAGTGTGCATATgaataaaca contains these protein-coding regions:
- the txnl4b gene encoding thioredoxin-like protein 4B, producing the protein MSLFLPKLTCKKDIDEVIKCVAEKVVVLRFGRDEDSVCLQLDEILSKTSHDLSNMASIYIVDVNKAPIYTRYFDISYIPSIVFFFNGQHMKVDYGSPDHTKFVGSFKTKQDFMDLIEVIYRGAMRGKMIVQSPIDPRNIPKYDLLYHGI
- the blzf1 gene encoding golgin-45 gives rise to the protein MTAAVVRGSARAPVRGAGDGMETEKPPAILELKTDILLPGPTDVPVLRATSPKHSPKSARSAAPQPLGVLHLGKVSREACTEVEAVRIIVPRSAISRSSRTGPAEGKGDHGQQAEEQSSPPPPLVEDWRGQMEKLQNSERRLLQDKEGLCNQLRVQTEVNRELKRLLVASVGDDLQYHFERLAREKNQLILENEALGRSLAHTAEQLERMSIQCDVWRSKFLASRVMAEELTNARASMQRQTREAQGAIQDLLLEREEFSGDMVLAHRSLEQLLVSLQWGRQQTYYPSAQPLTTRELAAANYKLADAINSHLLGNTSNSGSSTVVKSSSATAEQLCSTPAEKMAEKVLKILDPISCPESQTEPELSDCTPSNFLTNKKSIGRFHPYTRYENITFNCCERCSGDILVL
- the trmt10c gene encoding tRNA methyltransferase 10 homolog C; the encoded protein is MLRLFNIQGFHEVYRCSRFVASCVTKRPKLLGFLPVCHHRASVSVRLLSTGSPVWKDALQPEGDKSDDMETVDLDKWKSVMRSKAASEERQQVDDEEDGSDQDEKGGGSSLEATRDLVVMWRQAGKLVPAEMTDEEVEALAKLTTKSARKKYLKFLAIKEGYKRSHKEKQQQRKVEREAMLERRREEAGDGEELRNTFLLKFWNRSLDKVLAWRSAQAMLFNQPLVFDLSYASNMSRREVENTVSQLMEVDGWNRRATEPYHLHFCNLQPGGAYETELLKRYGAETWDRLLITSTDRQHVDVFPRDRLVYLTADSPNVLRTFDHSKVYIIGALVDRSIQSGLSLANAKRLKLATARLPLDEFLHWEIGAKNLTLDQMIRIMLALKDTGKWEQALTFVPKRKHDGFHQPQQQQHHKGIIHNKGRGVTNHGPREDGDRLLRSGERTFKTGDQGLYRSHKEPRFTGRDRMAGVSSDRENKAAMTKVRTSFKSNVEQKKKASKLWWNDE